In Eupeodes corollae chromosome 3, idEupCoro1.1, whole genome shotgun sequence, a single genomic region encodes these proteins:
- the LOC129949930 gene encoding DNA polymerase interacting tetratricopeptide repeat-containing, protein of 47 kDa gives MSETETEKPKKNQITDEERLELAAKLDQELDDFIEGLEKKRYTEGWPEDRWQEEMDKHPFFMKKPPQPGDEVHPLFEGLQKLKYDPDENTAEDLALSYKEDGNFYVKHKKFRMGVYSYTEGLKAKCDNPEVLATLYNNRSASHFFLKNYRSALSDAEKALEYKPNYSKCRWRAAQSAFFISKFDVCKQLCEEILEEDPKNTAAKELISQTKTKMQEAERNERKAAAEAKKKLTRFHRTIDAIKDRGVKFDDMKPNTRLTEELLRPKFLPLEDFPVHLDEDNILIWPAAFSYPEFMFSDFQQNLNEDALMEDVIVTMFSEPLPCDKDGKYKPGKISVYFENRKAASVIKVDLSKSIKEIVSSKNFYVSGGSLLFFVVPTDTQIEKEFINETRRPMVYT, from the exons ATGTCCGAAACCGAAACtgaaaagcctaaaaaaaatcaaataacggACGAGGAGCGCCTGGAACTTGCTGCTAAATTGGACCAagaactagatgattttatcgAAGGACttgaaaagaaaagatataCCGAAGGTTGGCCAGAAGATCGCTGGCAAGAG GAAATGGATAAACAtccatttttcatgaaaaaaccaCCTCAACCAGGTGATGAAGTTCATCCACTTTTCGAAGGTCTTCAAAAGCTTAAATATGATCCTGATGAGAACACTGCCGAAGATTTGGCATTAAGTTACAAAGAAGATGGAAACTTTTATGTTAAGCACAAGAAATTCCGGATGGGTGTCTATAGCTATACTGAAGGGCTCAAAGCTAAGTGCGACAATCCCGAAGTTCTGGCTACTCTCTATAACAATAGGAGTGCATCGcactttttcttgaaaaattacaG ATCTGCGCTTTCAGACGCCGAAAAAGCACTAGAATACAAACCAAACTATTCAAAGTGCAGATGGAGAGCTGCTCAAAGTGCATTCTTTATAAGCAAATTTGATGTCTGTAAACAACTCTGTGAAGAAATACTAGAAGAGGATCCCAAAAATACCGCAGCAAAAGAACTTATTTCACagacaaaaactaaaatg CAAGAAGCAGAACGTAACGAACGAAAAGCAGCTGCAGAAGCTAAGAAAAAACTGACTCGATTCCATCGTACTATTGACGCTATTAAGGATCGCGGAGTCAAATTTGATGACATGAAACCTAATACGCGTCTGACGGAAGAATTACTTCGCCCAAAGTTTTTGCCTTTGGAAGACTTTCCTGTTCACCTGGATGAGGATAACATCCTCATATGGCCAGCAGCATTCTCTTATCCTGAGTTTATGTTTAGCGACTTTCAACAAAATCTAAATGAAGACGCTct AATGGAGGATGTAATTGTGACAATGTTTTCGGAACCACTTCCATGTGACAAGGACGGAAAGTATAAACCAGGAAAAATAAGCGTTTATTTTGAGAATAGGAAAGCAGCAAGTGTGATTAAAGTTGATTTATCGAAAAGCATAAAAGAAATAGTGAGCTCAAAAAA tttttatgtGAGTGGAGGATCTTTACTATTCTTTGTGGTACCAACTGACACACAAATTGAAAAGGAATTTATTAACGAAACCAGAAGGCCAATGGTTTATACATAA
- the LOC129949289 gene encoding alkyldihydroxyacetonephosphate synthase produces the protein MSAPGNQIVCSDVAIDGRMTQEISSAIPKKRQDVLKWYGWGYRDSQFYVDGQTICFQGDRYPLKGSALPYFTDWVYQKFNLKVDPSIPFPELPVDFPKPVINDDFLNEIKSSGISFSDQGEDRLIRCHGQTLHDIYNLWRNAFERIPDLVVWPKCHDDVVTIINLADKNNVVVIPYGGGTSVSGSITCPQKETRMICVLDTSQMNRMLWLSRENLTVCFESGIVGQDLERELNKINLTVGHEPDSYEFSTLGGWVATRASGMKKNVYGNIEDLVVKVKMVTPKGVLERECSAPRVSCGPDFNHLVMGSEGTLGVVTEVVLKVRPLPPVKRYGSLVFPDFEYGVVFMREVAKRRCQPASVRLMDNEQFIFGQSLKPVKGWLGSAIDYLKKSYITNFKGLDLTKICAVTLLFEGESEDVQRQESLIYKIAKKYKGFPAGGQNGERGYILTFVIAYIRDFALNQDIVAESFETSVSWDRCSSVCRNVKRRVKDECSRYNIKHFLISCRVTQTYDAGCCIYFYFAFKYTGILNPVETYEAIENSARDEILSSGGSLSHHHGVGKIRNKWYKQTVSEVGCNLYEAAKRELDPKNIFAAGNLRPGIEEENNFIPLLKAKL, from the exons ATGAGTGCTCCAGGAAATCAAATTGTGTGTTCGGATGTGGCGATTGATGGAAGAATGACACAAGAAATATCTAGTGCTATaccaaaaaaaag aCAAGATGTTCTTAAGTGGTACGGTTGGGGCTATAGAGACTCACAATTTTATGTAGACGGGCAAACTATATGTTTCCAGGGAGATAG GTATCCATTAAAAGGATCTGCGTTGCCTTATTTCACAGACTGGGTCtaccaaaaatttaatcttaaagtAGACCCTAGCATCCCGTTCCCAGAGTTACCAGTGGATTTCCCAAAGCCAGTTATAAATGATGATTTCCTCAATGAAATAAAGTCATCAGGAATAAGTTTTTCAGATCAAGGCGAAGATCGTTTGATACGTTGTCATGGACAAACATTACACGATATTTACAATTTATGGCGAAATGCTTTTGAGAGAATACCTGATCTCGTAGTGTGGCCCAAATGCCACGATGACGTCGTAACAATTATTAACCTTGCTGATAAAAACAATGTAGTTGTTATACCTTATGGGGGAGGAACATCAGTGTCAGGTTCAATCACCTGCCCCCAAAAGGAAACGAGGATGATTTGTGTTTTAGACACATCGCAGATGAATCGTATGTTGTGGCTTAGCAGGGAGAATCTTACAGTTTGTTTCGAGTCAGGCATTGTGGGTCAGGACTTGGAGCGGGAGTTAAACAAGATTAATCTTACTGTAGGACATGAACCAGACAGCTATGAGTTTTCAACTCTCGGAGGATGGGTGGCTACGCGAGCCTCAGGAATGAAGAAAAATGTGTATGGCAATATAGAAGACCTTGTTGTAAAGGTTAAGATGGTTACTCCTAAAGGTGTTCTCGAGCGCGAATGTTCAGCGCCTCGAGTAAGCTGTGGACCAGACTTCAATCATTTGGTTATGGGTTCAGAAGGAACTCTAGGAGTAGTGACAGAAGTGGTTTTAAAAGTTCGACCCCTGCCTCCAGTTAAACGTTATGGTTCCTTAGTATTTCCTGATTTCGAGTACGGAGTTGTTTTTATGAGAGAAGTAGCGAAAAGGCGTTGTCAACCAGCCAGTGTCCGCCTCATGGACAACGAGCAATTTATATTCGGACAAAGTTTGAAACCCGTCAAAGGTTGGCTGGGAAGTGCgattgattatttaaaaaaatcttacatAACCAACTTCAAGGGATTAGATTTGACAAAAATCTGTGCAGTGACCTTACTGTTCGAGGGAGAATCGGAGGATGTTCAGAGACAGGAGAGTTTAATCTATAAAATAGCCAAAAAGTATAAAGGTTTCCCAGCTGGAGGACAGAATGGAGAAAGAGGTTATATATTAACCTTTGTCATAGCATATATaaga GATTTTGCGCTGAATCAGGATATTGTGGCAGAATCTTTTGAAACATCTGTGTCTTGGGATCGATGCAGTTCGGTGTGTCGAAATGTAAAGCGGCGAGTCAAAGAT gaatgCTCCCGATACAATATCAAACACTTTTTGATTTCTTGCCGTGTAACTCAAACTTATGACGCTGGATGttgtatttatttctattttgcgTTCAAGTACACTGGTATTCTAAACCCCGTTGAAACATACGAAGCCATCGAAAATAGTGCTCGAGATGAGATTCTTTCATCAGGTGGATCTCTTTCGCATCATCATGGTGTTGGGAAAATTCGTAACAAATGGTACAAACAAACAGTTTCAGAGGTTGGTTGCAATCTTTACGAAGCTGCCAAAAGGGAATTGGACCCTAAAAATATATTCGCCGCAGGAAACTTACGTCCTGGAATTGAGgaagaaaataatttcattccttTGCTTAAAGCAAAGTTGTAA